The genomic interval GATTGTCATTATTTGGGAAAGatactaaatttataaataaatcttcattttgaaacataaaattgaaaattaaaaatcgaaggtttattaaaagtaaaatttgattttaccAAGAACCTAAAAGTTGGTAGGGAATTAGTTCTAGAAGTTGGAACATGTATTTTAACGATAATTTTAATGGATTTAATCATATTTTGAGTctaataattaagtatataacaatacttttaaataattgtaatatagaaaaatctatcagtaatagattTTATTTCTATAGACGATAGATTCCTAGACTAATAGATTAGTAAtgtggtctatcattgataaactctaaaaattggatataaattttaatatatttataaattcttttgcattatACTATAGTTATCAATACTTTAAATCTTATGGTTATATTTATaacaactattttattttagaagaaaaatcatTTAAGTTTATGTCGAAATCACTTCTAACCCTCCTCAAATTAACCTCAAAGTCACCCCAATAGAAAGAACAGCGTGGGAAATGGTGctaaggaaaacaaaaaaagaaaagaagggaaATAACACGTGGAATGGTGGTGGAATTTTGTCCAATAATTAGCCAATTTAGATTACAAGTTTAAACTTTCTTGATTTAAgtttgattaatatttgaaattgagTTATTGGATTTACTCTCACAAATAGGTGGGTTGTACTTAACCATGTACTTCCTATTCCATGAAACTCTAGTGGTGGAAATAATCCTTTTGGCAAATGTATCTTTAATTTCATGTACTTTATATTGAATGattaataattgaattaagCTGAAAACACTTTCTATTCAATCATGCAATcattttagcaaaaataatatcaaaattacAATAGctagtatttttaaaaataataaccaagtgtataataCAATATTTTCgataaattgaaaatatatcagCAGATACACTTCAATCGTTGATAGACTCCAACCAACGATatggtctatcaatgatagaatatctaaattttgtcatatttgtaattttctttacattatgctatatttacaaatactTTAAATCgaattgctatatttgcaatgataccGAAATACGACATAATAAGTACTCATATAAATggaattatattaattatatatgcatGATTATatctttaggcttgttgatgaGAAGTAGAAGTATTGAGGAAATAGTTGTTGACAGCTTGAGCAATGGCTATCAAAGGTTGAACACtaacaaatgaaatatttgcaGCAGCTTCTTCCTTCAATTCATATTGGACAGTAGATTTTACAATGCAACTGTGTTGGTTATTCTTCTCAATAATCTCCACACGAAACCTATAAAGAGTGAAGCCAAAATCCAGGTAACCTCCTTCAACCATTTCTGCTATTTTTATACGCTTTTCATTATCTATCTTCACGAACTTCTCTTTGTAACTTGCAGGACCTCCTAAACCTGTATGTGTCatataccaaaatttctcaatctTTATTATTCTTATGCTGATTTATCATTGTGTCTTTATACCCATGCATGCAACTCATTTCAATTTCGTCTCCCAAACTTTTTGTTggcttgtttttgtttttaattagaaATTTCTTAATGACATTATCAAATAGTATAACTTTAAATTCCTCAAATACTTcttataattattattgttattttttttttaaaaaaaatagaatcacatataattgaaattagAATGAGTAGTAAAAAATCTATGGCCGGTTTGTGTTATGGGTGATTTTGGATtgaatgatataattgatataaaataagaatagaAGCTAGCAACAAGATCGAGAAAATAACAAAGTTTGGCCCAGAAATAGCACCCTAAGCCCAAAATGCTTAGTTCATGTCAAGTTCAAAGTTATGTGCTCATCCTCGGTCTCAGGCCGACCCTAGCAAAATAACTAATGGGGCATATCTCAGGTAGGCTCCAGCCCAAAGCATTGTCTTAAGATCAAAATGAACTTAGGGGGAGATGCTCGACCTTGGCCTCGAAACCCTAGTTATTCATATAATTGGGCATGCTCCTCGGCCTGATAGGTCATCTAATTATTCTAAGACGAATCTAAAACCCCAAGAAACAACCTAGGTCAACTTTctttataaatacatcattataacttCATATGGGGTGTACTCTTTCACTCTATGACTTAAAACATCGAAGTGTGTGCGGGAAGTACCACAGTGATGTGCAGGTTTTCTCTTTTCTAGGCCACATTTAGGAGTGTTCAGTGGTTGAGTTGAATCACTTTTTAGACCAAAATCCTATtattcgggttgtaaatttatCTTCAATCCAAATAACCTTTACTAAATAATGAACCAAACCCAACCtaattatgaaaatatttgagttgggttggtttgggttagtcgagtcatttatttaaatttttgttctaaatttaagtaaaatgttagcatttattaattattttcatatatttgattaagATCaataactcaattttaatttatattgtaaaaaatttctttctaaagtgctaAAAAATTATTCTTAGGAGTTATtagagaatattttttttttaaaaaaaaaatcatgaaataaaataaatatatgtgaaAATAATTGTATTAGGAGTAAACACAAcatactttttaaattaataataagttcgaGTTGGTTTGAGTTGGTTCGGGTCATTTGAGATGAATCCatgaaccaatccaacccataaaacttttatttatttgaacccaatccaacccaaaatgaattgataacccaacccaaaccgtatggttaggttgggttgatcgaGTTTTTTTAACACTCCTAGTCACATTCTTCTCTCTTTCAAACAAATTCACTTCTAGTGTTACATGAAAGTCAGGTGTGTTTCTATATCTAAAATTTGGCATCAATAATTTATTTCACAAGTCTTGTAAGGGAATTTCAAACAAGCATTTAATATCCTTGTTTATTCAAATGATTATCCTATTTAAAACCCAATATATATCATTGTCCAATGAACTTTAAAACTTATTTAACATGGTTTTTCTAATATCTTGGTAAGATTTTTATACCTAGGAAATAATAGCAAAAATATAGTTAGattaactaataaaataatgtcaactaattattattattaattattaattattaaatataaatatattatttagacttaccaaatttcaactaatacctttccaattaatattttttttatgaattcaatacaaacttttataattaattattgaaattctaataaatttatatttatttaattattttaagtgattaaataaataattaatataacattatattaaataatgctaattttaatttatgactACATTAATTGCTCTCTTATATTTAATGAAgtaattattcaaatttattttttatatataaaattggtcagatatttacattcaaacattAGAATTATCAAGCATATCTTAACACAAACATTAATCATCTTATAAGtttaaattaagaaataatACGGATTCTAAGGGTATTCACAAATTAGGAATGATTTTATAAAATGCAAAtacacaaattttaaaagttttaaatctaatttccagttttttttttttattattctaattttaatataatatatgagatGCTATGGTTAATCTTTTTGTTAAGTTATAAACTTGAGTAGTTGTTTagtacatttaaaaatatttcaatcgCTATCTCCATGTGTCAtcgttattaatgaaatattgGCATGTAATTAGCAAGTTGACAAGATAAGGGCACATCATTTATTTTAGTCCAAATCGTTGGACGACATGAATCAATAATAGAGATTTTGAATAACTTTCAAGTTTAATTTGTACACAACAAGAGTCTAATTTTGTACTCAAATTTCTATCTCAATTTGCTACCCACTTGAAAGAATTTGACATATCAACAAGGCACAGGGTTCCCTAAGTTTGGAGAAAATTTCTAGTACTATGTACGATAGTATTTATTATTCTCATTCTTAATTTAACACGTCATAAGATGTtagattaatttattattaatttattttatagatcTCATATTATTCTTAAATGATATATACTATCATGACAAGTAATGAATGAAGTTAGTATGAACAATTTTTCATACTATGGTAGTACTCGAATTTTTCTCGTTTGGTACAGATAAGTTGAGACCATTTTTTAATTGAGCAAACTTGGGTGCATCCTATGTTGTATTTATCTTTGTACATTTCATCATCTTCACACGcacaaaatgaattaaaaatatttcaaagaaGTAAGAAGAATTTTCATTGAGGCAAATTATTATTAGACAATTTAGTGGGATACGTTAGGTGTAGCCCGAGATGtacctaagtatttttttttatggttaTTATATAAAGAGTAATATTTCAGTACAATTTGTCTCCTCTAATCACACGTGCAATTTGAGATGtactcaaatatttttcttttacaaatcTTATTGAGAATagtattttaaaactttataaACATACATGATCAATTTCAAACATCAATAACTAAAAgtgtatttttcttaaattttaattaaataatcatcaaTATATATTTGACCAGAGTTTAGACATCGaaacaaaaaattgagaataaggATCGATCAACATAAATATAGTTTTGTTGATATAAAGTATGTGTCATCGataaagaaattagaaatttgaattctgaactaaaaacaaaacaaaatatagagAGTAGTAGATTTACCAGGTGCAAAAGTGAGATGGAGAAGAGTTCCTTCGCCTCCATCGCCTTCGAGCACGTCGATTTTGTGGACGAGACTTGGAAGGTGAATGGGAATGAATTTCGCCAACTCAAGGCCGCCGTAGAGCTCCCAAACTTTGGCCGCCGGCGCCTGTATCTCAGTCTCACCACTGATTTCCCTCACCATTTTGCTTTTCTTTCTAAGATAGAGAGATGGTACACACACACAAACAGATATGTggtctttttatttaaaaatcactAATACCTCCACACACCACATAAGTTTTGATTGGTCCTCGAAATTTCCGTCAACTATCTCCTCATTTCCTATCACTAAAATTCCAGAATAACATTTGGGGTTTTTTCgaataaacaaatttataaatataacaaaatatcattatttattGGTGATGGATCGCGATAGACATCTAGATTTCTATCAtaatttatcactaatagacggtgacattttattatacttgaaaatattctaaacagttttatcatttaaaactattttctataaatttttctatttttatcttttttttttttagtattataatttaatttaataaattttcttttaatgagcTATATAAACTTGAATAGGTagtgaaattaaatttagaaaaattagaGTGGATGTTAGAATATGTGAGATTAAATAAatgattgttttaaaatatagaaaaataaatcaaaatatttataaaatatgacaaaattttagaactatcaatagtATACACTGATACACTTCTAtgatactgatagaagtctatcagtgtctatcaatgtctatcattgataattcgaaAAATTTACTagatcttgtaaatatttttaatagttttaccatttgaaataattttccttaaataaatttatttatttattttttgctaGCAGCGGTCATGGGCGGCTGGTGGTTATTGGCATATTTTGAGGAACGCTTCTTAGTAGTTGTTTGTTTGTGGGATGTGCTTGCATTATTATTTGTCTTTATTGAGTTGTTGGATTTGCACATTTGAGATTCGGTTTGGGGGCTTATTAAAAAGGATAGAATATTATAAACAAGTAGAGCTAGTATTAGCATAGCCAACAAGTAAATATTATAACAATAGTTGTTCGTGGGATGGTGAAAAGAAACGCAATAAAATTGCAAACATCATAAAAGGAGCATATAGTTTTGATTTCAAGTCGTCTAGTTGAAAACATTTTTAGTGTGTTAATACtagttaaattttctttttctattatcTAATTTGAGAGTGAAAAAAGCATGTGAGTGATACAAAAACATTGAAAGAATGCTTTTCTAATTTGGATTGAAGAGAGAATCCGATGTGATTCTAACAATTTTTCACATGGTAAATTTCTTTACGATGGATCGTCATTTTTTTCTCTGACTTGtttttcattcttatttttattggttcttttaatttctctattattttcGATTTATTCATGGAGTAATAGGGATTTTCTAATAAATGGCATAGTTCAGATCtttatttcctcatttttttttaactaaaaaagtCGTGTGAAAAGATTTCTCGTTTACATAAGATCAATTTTTATGATCTAAAATAGGCATCTCAAGCTTTAATTTGAACGCTTCGCCTTTCAAATATTAGCTCTTAGTATTTGTTGCCTCTCTATCTAACACTGCATTGTTTTTACATTTTGTGGTAGATTACTACTATTATATTTGTGGATAATATGGTTATAATTATTATCATGATTCATTTTATAATGCGAACTAAAGAAATAGTTAGCgaataaatttcatatttctGGCCTCGGTTCAATGTACTATTTTCTTGGCTTGGAAATCAAAACTTTACTAACTAGAATTTTTGTCAATTAGGGCAAATACTAAGTCATGTTTAACACCTCTGTTCATCACTATTGATCTTACTCCTTCCTCTCCAACTTTTAATGATGTTTCTCTATGATGACTGTTTGCATGAAGTTTCCGAATAAACGTGTTTTGTGGAGTTAAGCTTGTGTTGATGTAGATTTGATGTGGATGTGGTTAAATCTCTAACATTTGATCATCTGATTCTCTTTCAGTTGATGCATACGCTTGATTAAAGAAAGCGGATTGCGTGATGTTTTAGAAGTTGGAGCCTTAGAAAAATGCTTGTATCCTCAGGACTTGAGCCTCAAGGAGTGGTTTAGTCTTCAAGAGTCCGAGAGTCTTTTGAATGTAGAGAATTCTCTATAGGTTCTCCCAAGTCTAAAATTTCTGACCCTTACAATTGAAAAGaatccctctatttatagagttctcagatGGGGTTTGTAGGCTTGGGCTTGgaccaaaataattaatttgatccaaTGATCAAGATGAAACACATGACATCATTTGGATTGCCCGTTCTTGCCTTCAATTTTAATCTGGGACACGTGTCAACCTTTAATTGGTCCCAAAGTTGATGATTTGTAATTTCATCCTTAATTTGAGAATGATGTggtaatttgtgattggtctaaAATCTCTCGTTCAATAAAGACcttattgagatttattcacatgtatgggtggatgaatcttgaaaaagataaagttggaatcaaaatacaagttatttgatcttgattttaactttatttgatgtgtcaaattaatcaaactatgaatttgGTACATAAGCTTGACTTGAATTTTGTGTATATTTgacacaaattttttttagggaATTTGCAATgggtgaaaaataaaaaatgtataattaaaGGCATGCCTCCAACCTATGAAAAATTGTAAACatgacaaaattttcaaatttaaattttcgcTTATTCCGTATTCTAGTTTCGCTTTTTTAACAAACCCATATTTTTTGGTATACCAATCAACTAACATACCATATTCAAAGTATATAAGTTGTGTACTTTTTCCATTGATTTGtatatcttttatatttttgtttgcaGCAATATGAGTTATTACtcactttaatttttatatttgctatatttttttattcttttttgtagtctttttcctttttaaatgatGCTGTTTCTTTCGTTTTTATGTACAAATGTACAATAGGTTGAAGAGATTCAACCTAAAGCTCACTAACGTTCAGTTTAGTATACTCATTTTGACAATTTGAGCGCTTTTGGAATAACTagagaaaaatgtttttcaaagaattcatttttatgaatttttaaaacacTTAAATAACTAGCCATTTTCAACcgtgtatcaatagtatatcaagtGTATCTAAGTGTATCAAACATCTATCCAATaatgtatcaagtgtatatcaataatGTATCAAGTGTATCGGGCATATACTAGtagtgtatcaagtatatcaagtgtatcaCATAGGTTGAACTTATTTTTTTGATATTTTTGCAAAAGAAACAAGTCTATGATATGGgcctaattttttaaacttattatacCAAATTTGCAAGAAGCCCTTTTTTTATGTCAACTTatcaaaaacataaatttaggtcaaagttttgattttttttttaacataattttttttgaatttaagTCAAATTCATTCTCTACATAATTCAAAGTTGAGCTTGTACTTCTACCTAAGACGTCtgacttgaatttggaataaaacaTGAAGATGAGATTTGAACTTCACTCAATTTTACTTTGGGATAAAATATTAGATTATGCTccctatttaaatttgagataaattgaAGGTATTATTTTACTTGAAGATAAAAACCTAGGATGATTTGGTTTGGGATAAATTTTAGAATATGGtcaaactttaatttaagaTAAATTTAAGGATTTTATCACACCTTAATTCGACTCAAAGatgaaaatctccatttggataaattgaatttaggataaaatttggaataggcccattgattttataaaaaattagagCTTTGTTGTCAATTTAATTTAGCTTGAGATTTGAATATCACATAAATTTGAAACATGCTGGAATTTTAACTCGACAAAATGGCCTAAGGATGCACTAAAACCTCAAGTTGGAGTtccctttgatttatatttcgCCCAAAGTTGTTTGAAATATTGATAAGTGTAAGGAGGTGTCTACTGCACGTTAACAATATTACAGACGATGTTACGACATTCCATAAAACAATTACTAGAAATAAAAAGCATATAAAATAACACTAAATATTGGTAACTCAGTTCGGTATAAACCATCAATGTCTGGGTGGCAGTATACTCGGGAAAGATAACTTCATTAATATGAATGATAAACAATAACCATGTAATACTTACCTATAGTAGTTATATAATTACAATGACTCCTGAACAACTCAATTACTCAACCATTCACCTAGACTCCCTCTAGGTTTGAGATTCTCTCTCATGGTAACTCAAGCTCCCCTTAAGTTATGGTATTAGTGAAGAATTCTTAGGCTTCCCATAAGACTGAGACTTCCTCTCTGCAAGATTCAAGATCCCTATAAGTCATGAGACTCCTTCTCACTAAAATTGTATCTTTCCTCCTAAGAAAAAAGTCTCATTTGCTCGAATAGCTTAGGTTCCCCATATGCTTTAGAAACCCTTCTTAGATGAATCAGGATACACTAGAAAAAGGTCCCCTTTGCTTGAATAGCTTATGTTCCCCATATGCTTCAAAAACCCTTCTTAGATGAATCACGATACACAAGCAATAAGCTACTCAGAGTACGTCTCCAAGCAATGCAACTTTTTCTCATTCCAACAATTGCGACTAAACACTCACAATAGTAAAGTACAATGTTGCTTCTTAAAACAAAATGGCCAATCCTAGTTGAAGGACTAGATGCCCTTTAAATATGCACAGTAGATAGATGGACGAGCATCTTTAACTTCTAAAGCTATCgcacaaataaaaaaagaaagatatataCAAAGAATACTACAGAAGGAAAACCTTGATAAGGAATGTATTTTGCAGAATAAGCATTTTCGGAGAACATCCCTTTGCCAGAAAACCACTAATGCATAGACATCTCAGATAACATCTTTAACACATAAAAAGATCTGCACAATATTTAACAAGTTACTCCTTTGGCAATATTCTGCTACAACAAACTAGCAACCACCACACCCAACACATTCTACTTCTTCCCCTTTTGGCATTCTTcaaaaaatgcaatgaaatGAAAAGAGCAGAGAAGCATACAAGAAGCCATTAACTATCATTCACATCCTCATCCTATGCGCCAGAGTTGCCACCCTGATTGTAAAACCCGTACCttactttccctttttaattagACAGAAATTGTAACACCCGTACCTTACTTAGACAGAAATTATTTGTGCATTTTGAGATAAAGGAtaagtttgaagaaggaaaaatgtttcAGTGTGGGAAATTAGCTGTTGGATACTTATTAATCTAGCCTTGCAAAAATAATTTATGTCTAAGTGTTGGTCGTGATGAGGGGTGACTGAGCATCGAGTAAGCATAAGGCAGACATCAAGTAAATGTTGTCGAGCGTCGAGTATAAGTGAGGAAGGGTTGTGCGTCGAGTACGAGCGATGGGGTAAGAAACATGCATCGAGCAAGTCATCCAACATCGAGTATCCCAACGAGTATCAAGTCCTTCCCATTGAGTATTCAACAGAGAGGAATTGAATTTTCCATCAAGTAATGACCCTTCTTCATCGAGTTTTTCTAGCGAGGATCGAGTTTGCTCGAAACACTGAGTTTTAAACTTATATTTTAGTTATCCGGACATATGGTTTAAACTTAGCCCTTAATCTCCACTAgtgggtgaggtggcttaaggagatttcatgcaaaagggTTGGGCGatagtttaaaaagggaaaagaacttCAATAGCTCGTTTTGGATGATTTCTTCGAGCAAACCAGATGAACTTGGTTCTGTTGGAAAGCCTATGAGTCTAGTTTATGAAATTGAACCTTTGGAAGGGAGTTCTTACCGGAAAGAGGCTAGAGAAGGAAGAGTTGAAGGTTTGTTTTTAGGCATTTTCATGCACTCAACGAAGAATCGTAGATCTATACTGAACCACTTGAATTTTCAAGCTAACATTTTAAGTTATTATTGCTAACACCATTTcaagtaagtttgtagaaggaactttTGTAAGATAAGGTCTGGAGTTcgagttacatattttggaagTTAAACCTAGAATCTTTATTCAAATAGGGAGTTGTGGTTTAGGGCTTTTGGGAGAGATTTGAAGGCCCAGGTAAAACCACAAGGAGTTTTATGCTGAAGCTTTGAGATAACATTGATAACAAAATTCTGAACATGTTTGGAAAAGGAACTTTCTTTAAATGAGTtatggttttcattttattgatgTTAGAAGTTGAATTTGGAACTTTTGGACGAACAAGGAATCTTTTGCTAAGTATGAGATTGGTTAAAagagtagtctcaaaagggagaccaaagtggcaactaaactcttattcttTTATGTGTAGGAGCTAAGTCAATTGGAGAGGCTTACCAAGCTTAGGTAAAATTAAGCCTAAAGAAacgtgagtgactaaatgttttagaaaatatgtatataaaaggAACATGCGTTCCAAAGAATTTCATGCTAGCATTCATGGATTTTCCAAGCAACTAAAGTTTATACTTATGTTTTAAAGGGTTCATGGCATTTCTTAAGCATGATGTTTTAAGTTATTTAAATGAGTTTTACTAATCTTAGCGCATCTTAAGATTGAATGGAAGAGTATTGCAAACTACATGTTTATAATTCGTGAAGCATGCATGTTGAATTGTAATAATGATCCTATGACGAAAGCTAGGTAAGTGCTATGCCTAAAGCTCACGATCcttaattttttatgaatgttACGATTCTAATAAACTGGATATCGAAGGTATAGAAGGTATTcaaggaagtacctaaggtattgatggtacttaatatactccatgtgcacataggtagttTTATACGAGAGgttgaagtatgggtctcttggccacAGTCTTTATAATGGGATCGAGGTATGGGTCTCACGACCATGAATGCACGTTGGGAGCTTGAGCTACGAATGCTCGTTCTCAATTAAGATTTGACAGTATGATTAATTATGACGCTATGAACAATATATGATACTAtgtaagttgcttgagattatTTCCAACatgtttatttgtttaaaataacGCATAGGAAAGGCTTGAGAAGAACTGTATTTCTATGAGTCACTTACTGGGCAACTAGTTCACTGTTTTcatatgttttccttttttccagGTAGCGGTTAATTTCCTCGTGGTTAAACCCACTGCAGCTTGCACTCAAAGCCCGGTTATCAAAGGAAGAAGCTTAGGCTAAGCTTGTTTTGATGTATACATATTTTGAGAGGAGTCTGGAACTTGTGAAACTTATTTTGGGACCCATGTTCTTTTTTATGCTATTTGTTGGAcatatatttgttgtttttggaattataattaagttgtttgcTAGTTAAAGTCATGGTTGATTTACTACCAAGTCGTTTTTGCATAATAAGGTTTTAAGCAGGTTTCACTTTAGTTAGGTAGTAAGTGCTGGCAAGTAGGTCGGTAACTTCTGCCTTCATGCCTCTTTTCGGTTTTAAAGGGTAAATTAGGAGGGGGTCTGACAAGTGtgtatcagagcataaggttttTGGAAtgagagagagttcatgcatatGTCCAGGTCTCAGTGGTATGAGTCCATAATATGtgtatttattaattaggtaaAGATGCTGAGAAGAGGTGGCAAGCGAAGCAAACAGACAGTAGATGGGAATATTGACCCTACCGATCGTGAAACTGATGTCGAGAGGAACTCAGGAGTGACTAAAAGAATGACCTGAGAACCTGTAAATCGGGAGGCGTGAGGGAGAGTCGAGTAATCCCCAGTCTAGAGTAGATCCTCAACTAGAGGATAGGGTGTTTGACAAAATTTCCAAAAGGTTGGCGATTAGCGTGAGTGCAATGCAGGCTGACCTGAAAAAGAAGTACGACATTGAAAGGCTTAAAGCCCTTGGTGCTATGGCCTTTGAGGGAATTGCTGATCCCGCAGAGGCAGAAGTATAGTTGGaccaaataaagaaatgttTCAATGTGATGAACTGTCCAGAAGATCGAAAGGTCGGTTTAGTTGTGTTCCTTTTGCAAAAGGGAGTAGAAAAATGATGGAAGGTGGTATCCGCTAGGTGGAACAGTTTAAATTCTTTGTTTTGGCCTGAATTTAGAAAGTCTTTTGAAGACAAATATTATCCTATTTCTTTTTGAGAGGCGAAAAGAGATGAGTTCCTTAGATTGGTTCAAGGAACAATGAAAGTGGTAGAGTATGAAAAAAATTCACTTAACTATCCCAGTATGCTCTTCTAATTATTATGGAAGAAAAGGACCAGTGTAGAAGGTTTGAGAATGGATTAAGAAAGGTGATTAGAACTCCAGTAACTTCTTCAGCTGACTGGTTGGACTTTAACTAGCTAGTGGAGACTACTATTTGAGTTGAGTGGAGTTTGGCGGATGATGAGTAAGTACAGAAAGATCGAGTTATGTTTGTGGGGCCAAGAGATAGGGGATTTCAACCCCTAGTTTGAAGCCAATCAAGTATGGGTAGGTTCAGAGGCGTGGATTGGTAGAAAGCCAAGAGAAGAAGATCTCAACCCTCGTCTAATGCAGCTAGTCGGCCAGGTGTAGCATGTTTTGGTGAGTCAGTCGCCAACACAGACCGAAAGACCTTGTGCCAGAATTGTGGTAAGAAGCACTTTGGGATATGCTACAGCAGGAGTGGTGTTTGCTTCAAGTGTGGGCAAATAGGAAATTTCAAGAGAGAATGTCCCCAGTTAACCTGAGGGGCTTAGGCAGTACAACAGGTGATGTCTCAGACTGTTAACCAACCGAGAGGTGCTGGGAATAGAAGAAAAGGGTCTAGTGGTGCAAAATTGAAGGGCGTAGCAGATCGACCTCAGCAACAGGGGCGTATGTACATAATTACGCACCAGGAAGCCGCAAAAGCTCCAGATGTGGTGACTGGTAATGTGACTTTATGTAATCAGTCTGCATATTTTTTACTT from Benincasa hispida cultivar B227 chromosome 10, ASM972705v1, whole genome shotgun sequence carries:
- the LOC120087798 gene encoding norbelladine synthase-like; amino-acid sequence: MVREISGETEIQAPAAKVWELYGGLELAKFIPIHLPSLVHKIDVLEGDGGEGTLLHLTFAPGLGGPASYKEKFVKIDNEKRIKIAEMVEGGYLDFGFTLYRFRVEIIEKNNQHSCIVKSTVQYELKEEAAANISFVSVQPLIAIAQAVNNYFLNTSTSHQQA